From a single Ornithodoros turicata isolate Travis chromosome 8, ASM3712646v1, whole genome shotgun sequence genomic region:
- the LOC135366127 gene encoding uncharacterized protein LOC135366127 isoform X2, which yields MKRFYCDPNEYVVNTSKCRIRDFDPFDPSLKEHIYSMPPERCDIPPPVIFQRDSSLYFSDKVLLMYYGCVPKHVACTYQEVGRNRTANIPDDSVVYSERVTLTFGVPVNAEYIKVECRCRNGEVFYTDFFLLPMMKKKVQSERQFPSAVSDGTAEKLSVVVLGLGSVSRLNFMRYMKRTRNYIERFRPFEMLGMTKVGDNTFPNQIPLLTGKKESEVNELCATSFLDDEDLVWKRYSRKGYHTLFLEETDWIGLFRQYCRGFRDPPVDYYPSPLILAVSRSALKVYSGKLPCFGARDQTSVHLNYTASVLSLLKDELHFSYTWIIDVAHEDVNGAGYADSSFRATFQSLEQAGVMNRSVVVFLSDHGIRYGDIRLLLTGKYEDRLPFCFLMFPPAFHQKYPHVIENLRKNQRRLTTPFDLHATLLEISQFPAFADKQEYRTKYGMSLLHEIPEDRTCEDASISPHWCCCQQTREVSAKNPFAARAAILVVDTVNDWLEKEVPGKCVPLIFGTVISVQKRLLTHVKDGTLFFWVTLTASNTGALLESTVATNKAGGMKVVDIVSRLNRFHSPDSCISHRLLEMYCVWRNITVA from the exons ATGAAACG CTTCTACTGCGATCCCAATGAATACGTCGTTAACACCAGCAAGTGCAGGATTCGTGACTTCGATCCATTCGACCCGTCTCTCAAAGAACACATCTACAGCATGCCACCTGAACGTTGTGATATCCCACCACCAGTAATATTCCAAAGAGATTCGTCCCTTTATTTCAGCGATAAAGTTCTGCTAATGTACTACGGGTGTGTTCCGAAGCACGTCGCATGTACATATCAAGAGGTCGGCCGAAACCGCACGGCGAATATCCCAGACGACAGCGTCGTCTACAGCGAACGGGTTACTCTTACCTTCGGAGTTCCAGTGAATGCGGAGTACATCAAAGTGGAATGCCGTTGTCGAAACGGTGAAGTTTTTTACACGGACTTCTTCCTTCTGCCCATGATGAAAAAGAAAGTGCAATCTGAACGCCAATTCCCATCTGCGGTGTCAGACGGTACTGCTGAAAAACTGAGTGTCGTAGTACTTGGACTGGGCTCGGTGTCTCGTCTCAACTTCATGCGTTATATGAAACGGACGCGCAATTATATCGAACGTTTTCGTCCATTTGAGATGCTTGGCATGACGAAAGTGGGCGACAACACTTTTCCAAATCAGATTCCGTTGCTGACTGGCAAGAAAGAAAGCGAGGTGAACGAATTATGTGCCACAAGCTTCCTTGACGATGAAGACTTGGTTTGGAAGAGATATTCTCGCAAAGGTTACCACACTCTCTTCCTAGAAGAAACGGATTGGATTGGCTTGTTCAGGCAATACTGCCGTGGCTTTCGCGACCCTCCTGTCGATTACTACCCTAGTCCTCTCATTCTGGCAGTTTCGAGATCAGCCCTGAAGGTTTACAGTGGCAAACTTCCCTGCTTTGGAGCCAGAGATCAGACATCGGTACACTTGAACTACACGGCGTCGGTGTTATCTCTTCTGAAAGACGAGCTGCATTTTTCCTATACATGGATAATTGACGTAGCGCACGAAGACGTTAACGGAGCTGGTTATGCTGACAGTTCATTCCGAGCAACGTTTCAAAGTCTCGAGCAAGCGGGAGTCATGAACCGTTCAGTCGTCGTCTTCTTGAGCGACCATGGAATCCGATACGGAGACATCCGTCTATTATTAACTGGAAAGTACGAAGATCGACTACCCTTCTGTTTCTTAATGTTTCCTCCAGCTTTCCATCAAAAATACCCTCACGTAATTGAAAACCTTCGCAAGAACCAGCGTAGGCTGACGACACCGTTTGATCTCCACGCCACCCTGTTGGAGATATCGCAGTTCCCTGCCTTTGCCGACAAGCAGGAATACAGAACTAAGTACGGTATGAGCCTCTTGCATGAGATACCTGAAGATAGGACGTGCGAGGATGCCTCCATATCACCACACTGGTGCTGCTGCCAACAAACACGCGAGGTGTCCGCCAAGAACCCATTTGCCGCACGCGCGGCAATACTTGTAGTGGACACCGTAAATGACTGGTTGGAAAAGGAAGTGCCAGGAAAGTGCGTCCCGCTTATATTCGGGACGGTGATCAGCGTCCAAAAGCGACTTCTAACGCACGTAAAGGACGGAACGCTGTTCTTCTGGGTCACCCTCACAGCGTCCAACACAGGTGCCCTCTTAGAAAGCACAGTGGCCACGAATAAGGCTGGTGGCATGAAGGTCGTTGACATTGTGAGTCGTTTAAATAGATTCCACTCGCCTGACTCTTGTATTAGTCACCGCCTTCTTGAGATGTACTGCGTCTGGCGAAATATTACAGTGGCGTAG
- the LOC135366129 gene encoding uncharacterized protein LOC135366129: MEKWRNRTAMQKVMEWWAHRSLVALCILPPICVIPGIIYYQLPSFYRDDNEYVVDTSRCRIRGFDPFDPSLKKHIYRLQSRRCDDPPAAILQRGSALHLSREVLQMYYMCNLQDIACTYQEVGRNRSARIPDDTIVFSERVDLTFGVPVHAEYIKVECRCRNGEVFYTDFFLLPTMKKEGQSERQFTSAVSDGTTEKLSVVVLGLDSVSRLNFKRFMKRTRDYIERFRPFEMLGMTKVGDNSFPNQIPLVTGKKGSEVNRSCTKRFFDGEDLIWKEYSRQGYYTLFLEEMPDAGLFRRFCRGFRDPPVDYYARPLILAASEPPHRFYSGTHPCMGSRDQTSVYLGYMASLLSLLKDELHFSYTWISDITHDNFHGPGYADASFRATFQSLEDAGVMNRSVVVFLSDHGFRTGDVRLLLTGKYEERLPFCFLMFPSAFHMKYPDVVENLRKNQRRLTTPFDLHATLLEISQFPAFADKQEYRTKYGMSLLHEIPEDRTCEDASISPHWCCCQRTREVSAKKPLAARMAVLVVDTVNGWLEEEVPGKCVPLILEKVISVQKRHLTHVKDGTLFFWVTLNASNTGALLESTVAVNSVGGMKVIDTVSRINRYDACIRRRVLDMYCVCRNETGA, from the exons ATGGAGAAATGGAGAAACCGCACAGCGATGCAAAAG GTCATGGAGTGGTGGGCCCATAGGTCACTCGTCGCTCTGTGCATTCTTCCACCTATATGCGTAATACCTGGAATCATCTACTACCAACTTCCTAGCTTCTATCGCGATGACAATGAATACGTCGTCGACACCAGCAGGTGCAGGATTCGTGGCTTCGATCCATTCGACCCGTCCCTTAAGAAGCACATCTATCGCTTGCAGAGTAGGCGCTGCGACGACCCACCAGCAGCAATACTCCAAAGAGGCTCGGCCCTTCATCTCAGCCGTGAAGTTTTGCAAATGTACTACATGTGTAACTTGCAGGACATCGCGTGTACATATCAGGAAGTCGGCCGAAACCGCTCGGCACGTATTCCAGACGACACGATCGTCTTCAGCGAACGAGTTGACCTGACCTTCGGAGTTCCGGTTCATGCGGAGTACATCAAAGTGGAATGCCGTTGTCGCAACGGTGAAGTTTTTTATACGGACTTCTTCCTTCTGCCCACGATGAAAAAGGAAGGGCAATCTGAACGCCAATTCACATCCGCGGTGTCAGACGGTACTACTGAAAAACTGAGTGTCGTAGTACTGGGACTGGACTCGGTGTCTCGTCTCAACTTTAAGCGTTTTATGAAACGGACGCGCGATTATATCGAACGGTTCCGTCCATTTGAGATGCTCGGAATGACGAAAGTGGGCGACAACTCTTTTCCAAATCAGATCCCTTTGGTGACCGGCAAGAAAGGAAGTGAAGTGAACAGATCTTGTACCAAGCGTTTCTTTGACGGCGAAGACTTGATCTGGAAGGAGTACTCTCGACAAGGCTACTACACGCTGTTCCTAGAAGAGATGCCAGACGCTGGCTTGTTCAGGCGCTTTTGCCGCGGCTTTCGTGATCCTCCCGTGGATTACTACGCTCGCCCTCTGATTCTCGCCGCGTCAGAACCGCCGCATCGGTTTTACAGTGGCACGCATCCCTGTATGGGAAGCAGAGATCAGACATCGGTATACTTGGGCTATATGGCGTCGCTGCTCTCTCTCCTGAAAGACGAGCTGCACTTTTCGTATACCTGGATCAGTGACATAACGCATGATAATTTTCACGGGCCCGGTTACGCTGACGCTTCATTCCGAGCAACATTCCAGAGTCTCGAGGACGCCGGAGTCATGAATCGTTCAGTGGTCGTCTTCTTGAGCGACCATGGATTCCGAACCGGAGACGTCCGCCTATTATTAACGGGAAAGTACGAAGAGAGATTACCCTTCTGTTTCTTAATGTTTCCTTCAGCTTTCCATATGAAATATCCCGACGTAGTCGAAAATCTTCGCAAGAACCAGCGTAGGCTGACGACACCGTTTGATCTCCACGCTACACTGTTGGAAATATCGCAGTTCCCTGCCTTTGCCGACAAGCAGGAATACAGAACCAAGTACGGTATGAGCCTCTTGCATGAGATACCTGAAGATAGGACGTGCGAGGATGCCTCCATATCACCACACTGGTGCTGCTGCCAACGAACACGCGAGGTATCTGCCAAGAAACCGTTAGCAGCGCGCATGGCCGTGCTTGTAGTGGACACCGTAAATGGCTGGTTGGAAGAGGAAGTGCCAGGAAAGTGCGTCCCGCTTATATTAGAGAAGGTGATCAGCGTACAAAAGCGACATCTTACGCACGTAAAGGACGGAACGCTGTTCTTCTGGGTTACCCTGAATGCGTCCAACACGGGTGCTCTCTTGGAAAGCACAGTGGCTGTGAATAGCGTTGGTGGAATGAAAGTCATCGACACCGTCAGTCGCATCAACCGGTACGATGCCTGCATTAGACGCCGCGTTCTCGACATGTACTGCGTGTGCCGGAATGAGACCGGGGCGTAA
- the LOC135366127 gene encoding uncharacterized protein LOC135366127 isoform X1 → MRTANETVMQWWTKRPLVTLCILPLLFMIPAIICYQLTSFYCDPNEYVVNTSKCRIRDFDPFDPSLKEHIYSMPPERCDIPPPVIFQRDSSLYFSDKVLLMYYGCVPKHVACTYQEVGRNRTANIPDDSVVYSERVTLTFGVPVNAEYIKVECRCRNGEVFYTDFFLLPMMKKKVQSERQFPSAVSDGTAEKLSVVVLGLGSVSRLNFMRYMKRTRNYIERFRPFEMLGMTKVGDNTFPNQIPLLTGKKESEVNELCATSFLDDEDLVWKRYSRKGYHTLFLEETDWIGLFRQYCRGFRDPPVDYYPSPLILAVSRSALKVYSGKLPCFGARDQTSVHLNYTASVLSLLKDELHFSYTWIIDVAHEDVNGAGYADSSFRATFQSLEQAGVMNRSVVVFLSDHGIRYGDIRLLLTGKYEDRLPFCFLMFPPAFHQKYPHVIENLRKNQRRLTTPFDLHATLLEISQFPAFADKQEYRTKYGMSLLHEIPEDRTCEDASISPHWCCCQQTREVSAKNPFAARAAILVVDTVNDWLEKEVPGKCVPLIFGTVISVQKRLLTHVKDGTLFFWVTLTASNTGALLESTVATNKAGGMKVVDIVSRLNRFHSPDSCISHRLLEMYCVWRNITVA, encoded by the exons ATGAGAACAGCGAATGAAACG GTCATGCAGTGGTGGACTAAAAGGCCACTAGTCACACTATGCATTCTTCCACTTCTTTTCATGATACCCGCAATCATCTGCTATCAACTTACTAGCTTCTACTGCGATCCCAATGAATACGTCGTTAACACCAGCAAGTGCAGGATTCGTGACTTCGATCCATTCGACCCGTCTCTCAAAGAACACATCTACAGCATGCCACCTGAACGTTGTGATATCCCACCACCAGTAATATTCCAAAGAGATTCGTCCCTTTATTTCAGCGATAAAGTTCTGCTAATGTACTACGGGTGTGTTCCGAAGCACGTCGCATGTACATATCAAGAGGTCGGCCGAAACCGCACGGCGAATATCCCAGACGACAGCGTCGTCTACAGCGAACGGGTTACTCTTACCTTCGGAGTTCCAGTGAATGCGGAGTACATCAAAGTGGAATGCCGTTGTCGAAACGGTGAAGTTTTTTACACGGACTTCTTCCTTCTGCCCATGATGAAAAAGAAAGTGCAATCTGAACGCCAATTCCCATCTGCGGTGTCAGACGGTACTGCTGAAAAACTGAGTGTCGTAGTACTTGGACTGGGCTCGGTGTCTCGTCTCAACTTCATGCGTTATATGAAACGGACGCGCAATTATATCGAACGTTTTCGTCCATTTGAGATGCTTGGCATGACGAAAGTGGGCGACAACACTTTTCCAAATCAGATTCCGTTGCTGACTGGCAAGAAAGAAAGCGAGGTGAACGAATTATGTGCCACAAGCTTCCTTGACGATGAAGACTTGGTTTGGAAGAGATATTCTCGCAAAGGTTACCACACTCTCTTCCTAGAAGAAACGGATTGGATTGGCTTGTTCAGGCAATACTGCCGTGGCTTTCGCGACCCTCCTGTCGATTACTACCCTAGTCCTCTCATTCTGGCAGTTTCGAGATCAGCCCTGAAGGTTTACAGTGGCAAACTTCCCTGCTTTGGAGCCAGAGATCAGACATCGGTACACTTGAACTACACGGCGTCGGTGTTATCTCTTCTGAAAGACGAGCTGCATTTTTCCTATACATGGATAATTGACGTAGCGCACGAAGACGTTAACGGAGCTGGTTATGCTGACAGTTCATTCCGAGCAACGTTTCAAAGTCTCGAGCAAGCGGGAGTCATGAACCGTTCAGTCGTCGTCTTCTTGAGCGACCATGGAATCCGATACGGAGACATCCGTCTATTATTAACTGGAAAGTACGAAGATCGACTACCCTTCTGTTTCTTAATGTTTCCTCCAGCTTTCCATCAAAAATACCCTCACGTAATTGAAAACCTTCGCAAGAACCAGCGTAGGCTGACGACACCGTTTGATCTCCACGCCACCCTGTTGGAGATATCGCAGTTCCCTGCCTTTGCCGACAAGCAGGAATACAGAACTAAGTACGGTATGAGCCTCTTGCATGAGATACCTGAAGATAGGACGTGCGAGGATGCCTCCATATCACCACACTGGTGCTGCTGCCAACAAACACGCGAGGTGTCCGCCAAGAACCCATTTGCCGCACGCGCGGCAATACTTGTAGTGGACACCGTAAATGACTGGTTGGAAAAGGAAGTGCCAGGAAAGTGCGTCCCGCTTATATTCGGGACGGTGATCAGCGTCCAAAAGCGACTTCTAACGCACGTAAAGGACGGAACGCTGTTCTTCTGGGTCACCCTCACAGCGTCCAACACAGGTGCCCTCTTAGAAAGCACAGTGGCCACGAATAAGGCTGGTGGCATGAAGGTCGTTGACATTGTGAGTCGTTTAAATAGATTCCACTCGCCTGACTCTTGTATTAGTCACCGCCTTCTTGAGATGTACTGCGTCTGGCGAAATATTACAGTGGCGTAG